The following proteins are encoded in a genomic region of Phycisphaerales bacterium:
- a CDS encoding DinB family protein, producing MTSSTQFLAGNLRITLGLADALARDIPADKFAFKPHPTINHPAWCFGHLSLYPDRAFNSILGRTDLARTNERFTKLFEPGSKCLDDASIYPAKDEIMAELRERHAVMLDYLETVDDEVLQRPTAHERYASRFPQIGHVLHFLFANHVTMHLGQVSSWRRCIGLPSAM from the coding sequence ATGACCTCATCCACGCAGTTCCTGGCCGGCAATCTTCGCATTACCCTGGGACTGGCCGACGCGCTCGCCAGGGACATCCCCGCCGACAAGTTCGCGTTCAAACCCCATCCGACGATCAACCATCCTGCATGGTGCTTCGGGCATCTGTCGCTCTATCCCGATCGCGCGTTCAATTCAATTCTCGGCCGCACGGATCTCGCGCGGACCAACGAACGCTTCACCAAACTCTTCGAACCGGGCAGCAAGTGCCTCGACGACGCCTCGATCTATCCCGCCAAGGATGAGATCATGGCGGAGTTGCGCGAACGCCACGCCGTCATGCTCGACTACCTGGAGACGGTCGATGACGAGGTCCTGCAGCGTCCCACGGCGCACGAGCGCTACGCCTCTCGTTTTCCGCAGATCGGGCACGTGCTGCACTTCCTTTTCGCCAACCACGTGACGATGCACCTGGGCCAGGTGTCGTCGTGGCGCCGCTGCATCGGGTTGCCTTCGGCGATGTGA
- a CDS encoding SBBP repeat-containing protein gives MRRFTTSSAMVVVLACCTLFPPSATAGPAESDPAATEMLRLGLRGVYFVPNQGQWADSEVHYGLRSRGLDVACRQSALTMHMAREANESNATTKASPKRERGGVGGASHEAFLADASGSLRESAALDRLTLTITFPGSHAVLPVGGNPQAAKFNYFVGGEDRTTASDVPSFGAVIYENLYDGVDLHVMGNDDGVLKYEFHVAPGADYSQIRIAYDGIESLCIDDAGDLHINTSFGTLADGAPVVWQEDLHPLLRLGGGGPGRGSSSDFTEAPANTAAHFSNHPHPDPPPQSRGREPESAPSRQHLPARFELCDAHTYRIALDGPVDPTRELIIDPELQWMTYLGGIREDEGRGIAVDSAGNALVTGWTHSTDFEGRNNAHHGGDFDAFVLKVSASGALQWMTYLGGTGGDFGDGIALDSAGNGLVTGSTLSFDFEGRNNAYHGGVYYDAFIVKVSATGALQWMTYLGGSGDDYGIGIAVDSAGNALVTGYATSADFEGRNNAHHGGADDAFIVKVSASGVLQWMNYLGGSRNDYCFGIAVDSAGNALVTGWTSSTDFEGRNNVLHGGEYDADAFAVKVNASGALQWMSYLGGSDGEFGSGIAVDSAGNALVMGATYSSDFEGRNNAHHGGDFDAFVLKVSASGTLQWMIYLGGTSFDWGGRIAVDSVGNALVTGYTYSTDFEGRNNAYRGGVYYDAFVVKVSATGALQWMTYLGGSGDDYGIGIAVDSAGNALVTGYTFSTDFEGRNNVKHNYNDAFVVKLRIADAPQLSVAATCPSGGPIHVSWSGATPGRLAALIFASEQGAFVLPPQMPCAGTILGLGSRQLQVVWTGNTGPDGSGAVGRTAGPGACGGYLQLLDVPTCGTSNVVRVE, from the coding sequence ATGCGTCGTTTCACCACGTCGTCGGCGATGGTTGTGGTCCTTGCCTGCTGCACACTCTTTCCGCCGTCGGCCACAGCCGGCCCAGCGGAGTCTGATCCCGCCGCAACCGAGATGCTGCGCCTCGGCCTGCGCGGCGTGTATTTCGTCCCCAACCAGGGGCAGTGGGCCGATAGCGAAGTTCACTACGGCCTGCGCTCGCGCGGCCTTGATGTCGCCTGCCGTCAGTCGGCCCTGACAATGCACATGGCGCGCGAAGCGAACGAATCAAACGCAACGACCAAAGCGAGCCCGAAGCGTGAGCGAGGAGGTGTTGGAGGCGCTTCGCACGAAGCATTCCTCGCTGACGCTTCGGGCTCGCTGCGGGAGTCCGCCGCGCTCGACCGCCTCACACTCACCATCACCTTCCCCGGCAGCCACGCCGTGCTGCCCGTCGGCGGCAACCCGCAAGCGGCGAAGTTCAACTACTTCGTCGGCGGGGAAGATCGCACCACGGCGAGCGACGTTCCCTCCTTCGGCGCCGTCATCTACGAGAACCTCTACGACGGCGTGGATCTGCACGTCATGGGCAATGACGATGGCGTGCTCAAGTACGAGTTCCATGTCGCGCCGGGAGCAGACTACTCACAGATCCGCATCGCCTACGACGGCATCGAGTCGCTGTGCATCGACGACGCCGGCGATCTGCACATCAACACGTCATTCGGCACCCTCGCCGACGGCGCGCCGGTGGTGTGGCAGGAAGATCTTCACCCCCTCCTCCGGCTCGGCGGGGGAGGGCCGGGGAGGGGGTCTTCTTCTGACTTCACTGAAGCGCCCGCCAATACCGCCGCGCATTTCTCGAATCACCCCCACCCTGACCCTCCCCCGCAAAGCCGGGGGAGGGAACCGGAGAGTGCTCCCTCGCGCCAACATCTCCCCGCCCGCTTCGAACTCTGCGATGCTCACACCTACCGCATCGCACTCGATGGCCCCGTCGATCCGACTCGCGAACTCATCATCGACCCCGAGCTGCAGTGGATGACCTACCTCGGCGGAATCAGAGAGGACGAAGGCCGCGGCATCGCCGTGGACAGCGCCGGCAACGCGCTGGTGACGGGCTGGACCCATTCAACCGACTTCGAAGGTCGGAACAACGCACACCACGGCGGCGATTTCGACGCGTTTGTCCTCAAGGTCAGCGCTTCAGGCGCCCTGCAATGGATGACCTACCTCGGAGGAACCGGTGGCGACTTTGGCGATGGCATCGCCTTGGACAGCGCCGGCAACGGGCTGGTGACGGGCTCGACCTTGTCATTTGACTTCGAAGGTCGGAATAACGCATACCACGGCGGCGTTTACTACGACGCGTTTATTGTCAAGGTCAGTGCCACAGGCGCTCTCCAGTGGATGACCTACCTCGGTGGAAGCGGCGACGACTATGGCATCGGCATCGCCGTGGACAGCGCCGGCAACGCGCTGGTGACGGGCTACGCCACTTCGGCCGACTTCGAAGGCCGGAACAACGCGCACCACGGCGGCGCCGACGACGCGTTCATCGTCAAGGTCAGCGCCTCGGGCGTCCTTCAGTGGATGAACTACCTTGGCGGAAGCCGCAATGACTATTGCTTTGGCATCGCAGTGGACAGCGCCGGCAACGCGCTGGTGACGGGCTGGACGTCCTCAACTGACTTCGAGGGCCGGAACAACGTCTTGCACGGCGGCGAATATGACGCCGACGCGTTTGCGGTGAAGGTCAATGCCTCGGGCGCCCTCCAGTGGATGAGCTACCTTGGCGGAAGCGACGGCGAATTTGGCTCCGGCATCGCCGTGGACAGCGCCGGCAACGCTCTGGTGATGGGCGCAACCTACTCGAGCGACTTCGAAGGTCGGAACAACGCACACCACGGCGGCGATTTCGACGCGTTTGTCCTCAAGGTCAGCGCCTCAGGCACGCTTCAGTGGATGATCTACCTCGGCGGAACTTCCTTTGATTGGGGCGGGCGCATCGCCGTTGACAGCGTCGGCAATGCGCTGGTAACGGGCTACACATACTCGACCGACTTCGAAGGTCGGAACAACGCATACCGCGGCGGCGTTTACTACGACGCGTTTGTTGTCAAGGTCAGTGCCACAGGCGCTCTCCAGTGGATGACCTACCTCGGTGGAAGCGGCGACGACTATGGCATCGGCATCGCAGTGGACAGCGCCGGCAACGCGCTGGTGACGGGCTACACCTTCTCGACCGATTTCGAAGGCCGGAACAACGTCAAGCACAACTACAATGACGCGTTTGTCGTCAAACTCCGCATCGCCGACGCTCCGCAATTGAGCGTCGCCGCGACCTGCCCCTCGGGCGGCCCCATCCATGTCTCATGGTCCGGCGCGACGCCCGGACGATTGGCCGCGCTGATCTTCGCAAGTGAACAAGGCGCGTTTGTTCTTCCGCCGCAGATGCCCTGCGCCGGCACGATCCTGGGTCTCGGCTCCCGCCAACTGCAGGTCGTCTGGACCGGCAACACCGGCCCCGACGGCAGCGGCGCCGTCGGCCGCACCGCCGGCCCCGGCGCTTGTGGCGGCTACCTGCAACTCCTCGACGTCCCAACCTGCGGCACGAGCAATGTGGTTCGCGTGGAGTAA
- the tuf gene encoding elongation factor Tu — MAKGVFERTKPHVNVGTIGHVDHGKTTLTAAITAVQAAKGLGTYKPYDEVAKASESDGRRDPTKILTIATSHVEYESEKRHYAHVDCPGHADYVKNMITGAAQMDGAILVVSAADGPMPQTREHILLARQVGVPYIVVFLNKCDLVDEEELLELVELEIRELLSKYDFPGDDAPIIRGAAFPALQNPTDPEKSKCIQELMDALDKYIPEPQRETDKPFLMSIEDVFSIKGRGTVGTGRIERGVVKVGDEAEIVGLRPDSRKTVVTGVEMFNKTLDQGQAGDNVGLLLRGVEKTELERGQVLAKPGSITPHTKFKGEVYVLTKEEGGRHSPFFTGYRPQFYFRTTDVTGNVALLGGVEMCMPGDHVEMEVDLMGKPIAMEPGLRFAIREGGRTVGSGVVTEVIE; from the coding sequence ATGGCTAAGGGTGTATTCGAACGAACCAAGCCCCACGTGAACGTGGGCACGATCGGCCACGTGGACCACGGCAAGACGACCCTCACGGCCGCGATTACCGCCGTGCAGGCCGCCAAGGGCCTGGGCACGTACAAGCCCTACGACGAAGTCGCCAAGGCCTCCGAATCCGACGGCCGCCGCGACCCCACCAAGATTCTCACCATCGCGACCTCGCACGTCGAGTACGAGTCGGAGAAGCGCCACTACGCGCACGTGGACTGCCCCGGCCACGCCGACTACGTCAAGAACATGATCACGGGCGCGGCCCAGATGGACGGGGCGATCCTCGTCGTCTCCGCCGCCGACGGCCCCATGCCCCAGACCCGCGAGCACATCCTGCTCGCCCGCCAGGTCGGCGTGCCGTACATCGTCGTGTTCCTCAACAAGTGCGACCTCGTCGATGAAGAGGAACTGCTCGAACTCGTCGAACTCGAGATCCGCGAGCTGCTCAGCAAGTACGACTTCCCAGGCGACGATGCGCCCATCATCCGCGGCGCTGCGTTCCCGGCTCTGCAGAACCCCACCGATCCCGAGAAGAGCAAGTGCATCCAGGAACTCATGGATGCGCTGGACAAGTACATTCCCGAGCCGCAGCGCGAGACCGACAAGCCCTTCCTCATGTCGATTGAAGACGTGTTCTCGATCAAGGGGCGCGGCACGGTCGGCACCGGCCGCATCGAGCGCGGCGTGGTCAAGGTCGGCGACGAAGCCGAAATCGTCGGCCTCCGTCCCGACAGCCGCAAGACCGTCGTGACCGGCGTCGAGATGTTCAACAAGACTCTCGACCAGGGCCAGGCGGGCGACAACGTCGGCCTCCTGCTCCGCGGCGTCGAGAAAACCGAACTCGAGCGAGGCCAGGTGCTCGCCAAGCCCGGCAGCATCACCCCGCACACCAAGTTCAAGGGCGAGGTGTACGTGCTGACCAAGGAGGAAGGCGGCCGTCACAGCCCCTTCTTCACCGGCTACCGCCCGCAGTTCTACTTCCGCACTACCGACGTCACGGGCAACGTGGCGCTGCTGGGCGGCGTGGAAATGTGCATGCCCGGCGACCACGTCGAAATGGAAGTGGACCTCATGGGTAAGCCCATCGCCATGGAACCCGGCCTGCGCTTCGCCATCCGCGAAGGCGGCCGCACCGTCGGCTCGGGCGTGGTCACCGAGGTCATCGAGTAA
- the secD gene encoding protein translocase subunit SecD, translated as MRTHLWKIILVVVAVLLCANAIFPPREKLKLGKDLAGGVTILYGVKPDANTGRQPTSTQVAQMISVIRDRIDPRGIYDISIEALGTNQIEISMPLPSPEVKEMRRELDAHLDALAASSIQPYELDEVFRLSGAEREARIAALSAEVPEREPLFADAIAAYDRYQRLAADYAPIEEQARQARKAARDQADAAQAVVTEKLNAAEQAGVDAIELPRMAGIPDEAAQQARIDELVAETEDPQAARDAIAAYLEARNHVADLQAEADRVRALWQIRLEPLERAAVQADEVFEQARQAIMNTSLNVEDVRRILALDKTPKMVRDAATGKNIEGPSVREEALTRLKAQFPVLESEVSQAVTLYDAYRSRARGYDDPKDLIALLRGAGVLAFRITAENSDPLNFQQLRQELRERGPTGTRSSESVRWFAVDRPEGWADEDREQQFLASDPAGFFAARGYVAEEFDGVIYLLAYQTPDRALTETSGPWELTGASRTIDRTGRPAVSFRLDAAGARLFSDLTDNNIDRKMAIVLDDRIFSAPQIRGRISDQGEITGNFSQSEIDYLLKVLNAGSLQAQLTDWPIAQNTVGPKLGLDNLKRGLEAGVLSFVVVSIFMIIYYFRCGAIADVALALNGLFILGAMALNQAAFTMPGIAGIVLTFGMAVDANVLIYERIREELEGGADTKTAIRLGYEKAMSSIVDGNVTNLIVCFVLGFTASADVKGFAITLGIGVVSTLFTALFITRTIFDIGLATGTIKRLSMLPMAWSALGRALHPNINWVALRKFCYMFSATAVIAGLALTYATWREMLDTEFLGGTTVTFSFKNNEQGEPVKLPRAEVEGRIKAYAQQALAAGDITPEQERAFLSVNVFNLHADEVEGEGFSGSAFTIKTTIDDQSTVEAAIIESFGDILDIPRIVEFQGSDLAADENPPVYPILKDSLGDNINLPTVRTSVSQYLGGVAVVLENIQPPLSLGEIQKRIDTKRRSPEFEALLGRQSTVVGLTRDAEASAGGESRYSDAVVVVDSTVSGVSWFENPDLWKSLVADREWNLISSALTEPPTLDQITTISPTVAEQFRATAVVSIGLSLLGILAYIWVRFGSFRYSAAAVVALVHDVCVTLGMLSLTHYLYNTAFGRVLLIEPFKIDMGVIAALLTIIGYSLNDTIIVMDRIRENRGKLTLATPEVVNKSINSTMSRTLLTSGTTLLALVIMYFEGGTGIRPFAFAMLCGIMIGTYSSVGVASPMVLTHRKPKARAQGLSAV; from the coding sequence ATGCGAACTCACCTGTGGAAGATCATTCTCGTCGTCGTCGCCGTCCTGCTTTGCGCCAATGCGATATTTCCGCCGCGCGAAAAGCTGAAACTCGGCAAGGACCTCGCGGGCGGCGTGACCATTCTCTATGGCGTCAAGCCCGACGCCAACACCGGCCGCCAGCCGACTTCGACGCAGGTGGCGCAGATGATCTCGGTCATCCGCGACCGCATCGACCCGAGGGGCATCTACGACATCAGCATCGAGGCGCTGGGGACGAACCAGATCGAGATTTCGATGCCGCTGCCTTCGCCGGAAGTGAAGGAAATGAGGCGGGAACTCGACGCGCATCTTGATGCGCTCGCCGCGTCGTCGATCCAGCCTTACGAACTCGATGAAGTGTTCCGGCTGAGCGGCGCCGAGCGTGAGGCGCGCATCGCGGCCCTTTCGGCGGAGGTGCCCGAACGAGAACCGCTCTTTGCCGACGCCATCGCCGCCTACGACCGCTACCAGCGCCTCGCGGCGGATTATGCTCCGATCGAGGAGCAGGCGCGTCAGGCCAGGAAGGCGGCGCGGGACCAAGCCGATGCGGCCCAGGCGGTCGTGACCGAAAAACTGAATGCCGCCGAACAGGCCGGCGTGGACGCCATCGAACTGCCGCGGATGGCCGGCATTCCCGATGAGGCGGCTCAGCAGGCGCGCATCGACGAACTCGTGGCCGAAACCGAGGACCCGCAGGCGGCCCGCGATGCGATCGCCGCGTACCTCGAAGCGCGGAACCACGTTGCCGATCTGCAGGCGGAGGCGGACCGGGTTCGCGCGCTGTGGCAGATCCGCCTCGAGCCGCTCGAACGCGCCGCCGTCCAGGCGGATGAGGTGTTCGAGCAGGCGCGCCAGGCGATCATGAATACGAGCCTCAACGTGGAAGACGTCCGGCGCATCCTGGCGCTGGACAAGACGCCCAAGATGGTCCGCGACGCCGCGACGGGCAAGAACATCGAGGGGCCGAGCGTGCGCGAAGAGGCGCTCACGCGGCTCAAGGCTCAGTTTCCGGTGCTCGAGAGCGAGGTCAGCCAGGCGGTCACGCTCTACGACGCATACCGCAGTCGAGCCCGTGGCTACGACGACCCGAAAGACCTGATCGCGCTGCTGCGCGGCGCGGGTGTGCTCGCGTTTCGCATCACCGCCGAGAACTCTGACCCGCTCAACTTCCAGCAACTGCGCCAGGAACTGCGCGAGCGTGGCCCCACGGGTACGCGGTCTTCCGAGTCGGTCCGCTGGTTTGCCGTCGATCGGCCCGAGGGCTGGGCGGATGAGGATCGCGAGCAGCAGTTCCTTGCCAGCGATCCAGCAGGCTTCTTTGCGGCGCGCGGCTATGTGGCCGAAGAGTTCGACGGCGTCATTTACCTGCTCGCCTACCAGACGCCCGACCGAGCCCTGACCGAGACCAGCGGCCCGTGGGAACTGACGGGCGCCTCGCGCACCATCGACCGCACCGGCCGGCCCGCGGTGTCGTTCCGACTGGATGCGGCCGGCGCGCGGCTGTTTTCCGACCTGACGGACAACAACATTGATCGGAAGATGGCGATCGTGCTCGACGATCGAATCTTCTCGGCGCCGCAGATCCGCGGCCGCATCTCCGATCAGGGCGAGATCACCGGCAACTTCTCCCAGTCGGAGATCGACTACCTGCTCAAGGTGCTCAACGCGGGCTCGCTGCAAGCCCAGCTTACGGACTGGCCCATCGCCCAGAACACGGTGGGACCCAAACTCGGCCTCGACAACCTGAAGCGCGGTCTGGAAGCGGGCGTGCTCTCGTTCGTCGTCGTGTCGATCTTCATGATCATCTACTACTTCCGCTGCGGCGCCATCGCCGACGTAGCCCTGGCTCTCAACGGCCTGTTCATCCTCGGGGCCATGGCGCTCAACCAGGCGGCGTTCACCATGCCCGGCATCGCCGGCATCGTGCTCACCTTCGGCATGGCCGTGGACGCCAACGTGCTTATCTACGAGCGCATACGCGAAGAGCTGGAAGGCGGCGCCGACACGAAGACCGCCATCCGGCTCGGCTACGAAAAGGCCATGAGCAGCATCGTGGACGGCAACGTCACGAACCTGATCGTCTGCTTTGTGCTGGGATTCACCGCGTCGGCCGACGTCAAGGGCTTCGCCATCACGCTGGGTATCGGCGTGGTCTCGACGCTGTTCACCGCGCTGTTCATCACGCGGACGATCTTCGACATCGGACTGGCCACGGGCACCATCAAGCGCCTGAGCATGCTGCCAATGGCGTGGAGCGCGCTGGGCCGGGCGCTGCACCCGAACATCAACTGGGTGGCCCTGCGCAAGTTCTGCTACATGTTCAGCGCCACCGCGGTGATCGCGGGTCTGGCGCTGACGTACGCCACCTGGCGCGAAATGCTCGATACCGAATTCCTCGGCGGCACGACCGTCACTTTCTCGTTCAAGAACAACGAGCAGGGCGAGCCGGTCAAGCTGCCTCGCGCCGAGGTCGAAGGCCGCATCAAGGCGTACGCGCAGCAGGCGCTCGCCGCCGGCGACATCACGCCCGAGCAGGAGCGGGCCTTCCTTAGCGTCAACGTCTTCAACCTGCACGCCGATGAAGTCGAGGGCGAAGGCTTCAGCGGCTCGGCGTTCACAATCAAGACCACCATCGACGATCAGAGTACGGTCGAAGCGGCGATCATCGAGTCATTCGGCGACATTCTCGACATCCCGCGCATCGTCGAGTTCCAGGGATCCGATCTCGCCGCCGACGAAAACCCGCCGGTCTACCCGATCCTCAAAGACTCACTGGGCGACAACATCAACCTGCCCACCGTGCGCACGAGCGTGAGCCAGTACCTCGGCGGGGTGGCCGTGGTGCTCGAGAACATCCAGCCTCCGCTGTCGCTCGGGGAGATCCAGAAGCGCATCGACACGAAGCGGCGGAGCCCGGAGTTTGAAGCGCTGCTCGGCCGGCAATCGACCGTCGTGGGCCTCACGCGCGACGCCGAGGCATCCGCGGGCGGCGAGAGCCGCTACAGCGACGCCGTGGTGGTGGTGGACAGCACGGTCTCGGGCGTGAGTTGGTTCGAGAATCCCGATCTGTGGAAATCACTGGTGGCGGACCGGGAGTGGAATCTCATTTCCAGCGCGCTCACCGAGCCGCCGACGCTCGATCAGATCACGACGATCTCGCCGACCGTCGCCGAACAGTTCCGCGCCACGGCGGTCGTGTCGATCGGGCTGAGCCTGTTGGGCATCCTGGCCTACATCTGGGTGCGGTTCGGCTCGTTCCGTTACTCCGCGGCGGCGGTGGTGGCGCTGGTGCACGACGTGTGCGTCACGCTGGGAATGCTCTCGCTCACGCACTACCTGTACAACACGGCGTTCGGGCGGGTGCTGCTCATCGAGCCATTCAAGATCGACATGGGTGTCATTGCGGCGCTGCTGACGATCATCGGCTACTCGCTCAACGACACGATCATCGTCATGGACCGCATCCGCGAGAACCGCGGCAAACTGACCCTGGCCACGCCCGAAGTCGTGAACAAGTCGATCAACTCGACGATGAGCCGCACGCTGCTCACCTCGGGCACGACGCTGCTGGCGCTGGTGATCATGTACTTCGAGGGCGGCACGGGCATCCGGCCGTTCGCCTTCGCCATGCTCTGCGGCATCATGATCGGCACGTACAGTTCGGTCGGCGTGGCATCGCCCATGGTGCTCACGCACCGCAAGCCCAAGGCCCGGGCGCAGGGGCTTAGTGCAGTATGA
- a CDS encoding LysM peptidoglycan-binding domain-containing protein gives MTGTSRIGVLLLLVLAGWVVLWYLVFSDIARSDVEPGDGLNILESDTVGTNPDDEPVVEEQPPPVQREPEPRTVEPEPDPGEQAPPAGRESSVIPPPPPTTPYTVQHRDTMESIAAEWFGDKSKWVLIAHENPLVDPLKLKAGQNLRLPPRDAKLDAISIEELRRLTRSTKYVVVDGDSLWKIAAKFYGNGALHPIIAEANRDVLGRSSDLQLGMELVIPPYQKPAD, from the coding sequence ATGACCGGAACCAGCCGCATCGGCGTCCTGCTGCTGCTCGTGCTCGCCGGGTGGGTGGTGCTGTGGTACCTCGTCTTTTCCGACATTGCCCGTAGCGACGTGGAACCGGGCGACGGGCTGAACATTCTCGAGTCAGACACCGTCGGCACGAATCCGGATGACGAGCCGGTCGTCGAAGAACAGCCGCCGCCGGTGCAGCGCGAGCCTGAGCCGCGAACGGTTGAACCCGAGCCCGACCCCGGCGAGCAAGCGCCGCCGGCGGGCCGGGAGAGCAGCGTCATCCCCCCGCCGCCGCCGACCACGCCTTACACCGTGCAGCACCGCGACACGATGGAGTCGATCGCGGCGGAGTGGTTCGGCGACAAGTCCAAGTGGGTCCTCATCGCACATGAGAACCCGCTGGTGGACCCGCTCAAACTCAAGGCGGGCCAGAACCTGCGCCTGCCGCCCAGGGACGCCAAACTTGACGCCATTTCCATCGAAGAACTCCGTCGCCTGACGCGGAGCACGAAATACGTCGTCGTCGATGGCGACAGCCTGTGGAAGATCGCGGCAAAGTTCTACGGCAACGGCGCGCTGCATCCGATCATCGCGGAGGCGAACCGCGATGTGCTCGGACGCAGCAGCGACCTGCAACTGGGGATGGAACTCGTCATCCCGCCCTACCAGAAACCGGCTGATTGA
- a CDS encoding ThiF family adenylyltransferase gives MTDLSRYHRQMLLGQIGAEGQQRLLAAHAAVIGCGALGSGVADMLARAGVGRLTLVDRDLIELTNLQRQVLYDEQDLADGLPKAEAARRRLLRVNSSIRIDAIVDDVNPSNVEAVASGADVIIDGLDNFETRYLLNDVSVKYGVPYIYGGAVATHGMTATFLPHASPACRPAREWDEHAGPCLRCVFDAAPPAGASLTCDTAGVLGPMVGVISQYEAAEAIKILCGRFDVVSRDLLSMDLWHGEHQRLDVRGAYQPGLCVCCGQGRFEHLAGAFRGAAASLCGRDAVQIVPRSAAETDLRALAARLEPHGRVECNRFLLRARLNDASGPIELTVFPNGRAIIKGTSRPEVARGIYAKYLGA, from the coding sequence ATGACCGACCTGTCGCGTTATCACCGCCAGATGCTCCTGGGGCAGATCGGCGCCGAGGGCCAGCAGCGCCTGCTTGCGGCGCACGCTGCGGTTATCGGCTGCGGCGCGCTGGGCTCGGGCGTGGCGGACATGCTCGCCCGCGCCGGCGTCGGCCGGCTCACGCTGGTCGATCGCGACCTGATCGAACTGACCAACCTCCAGCGCCAGGTCCTCTACGACGAGCAGGATCTCGCCGACGGCCTGCCCAAGGCCGAAGCCGCCCGCCGCCGCCTGCTGCGCGTGAACTCGAGTATCCGCATCGACGCCATCGTCGATGATGTGAATCCCTCCAACGTCGAAGCCGTCGCCTCGGGCGCGGACGTCATCATCGACGGCCTGGACAACTTTGAAACCCGCTATCTGCTCAACGATGTTTCCGTCAAGTACGGCGTCCCGTACATCTACGGCGGCGCGGTCGCCACGCACGGCATGACGGCCACGTTCCTGCCGCATGCTTCACCGGCCTGCCGGCCGGCGCGCGAGTGGGACGAGCACGCCGGCCCGTGTCTGCGCTGCGTGTTCGACGCCGCCCCACCGGCCGGCGCGAGTCTCACCTGCGATACTGCCGGCGTGCTCGGGCCGATGGTGGGGGTGATCAGCCAGTACGAGGCGGCCGAGGCGATCAAGATTCTCTGTGGTCGATTCGATGTCGTCAGCCGCGACCTCCTGTCGATGGACCTCTGGCACGGCGAGCACCAGCGGCTGGACGTGCGCGGCGCCTATCAGCCGGGGTTGTGCGTGTGCTGCGGGCAGGGGCGCTTCGAGCACCTTGCCGGCGCGTTCCGCGGCGCTGCGGCGTCGTTGTGCGGTCGCGACGCGGTCCAGATCGTGCCGCGCAGCGCTGCGGAAACTGATCTGCGTGCGCTGGCCGCGCGCCTCGAACCGCACGGCCGGGTCGAGTGCAATCGTTTCCTGCTTCGCGCGCGGCTCAACGACGCCTCCGGCCCAATCGAATTGACCGTCTTTCCCAACGGCCGGGCGATCATCAAGGGCACGAGCCGGCCGGAAGTGGCCCGCGGAATCTACGCGAAGTACCTGGGCGCGTGA
- a CDS encoding PEP-CTERM sorting domain-containing protein (PEP-CTERM proteins occur, often in large numbers, in the proteomes of bacteria that also encode an exosortase, a predicted intramembrane cysteine proteinase. The presence of a PEP-CTERM domain at a protein's C-terminus predicts cleavage within the sorting domain, followed by covalent anchoring to some some component of the (usually Gram-negative) cell surface. Many PEP-CTERM proteins exhibit an unusual sequence composition that includes large numbers of potential glycosylation sites. Expression of one such protein has been shown restore the ability of a bacterium to form floc, a type of biofilm.), which produces MNKNLMSSVCAAAAVLSLAGMSRGDIIMGEPVRTPSGAASNATIEFRGSSAGYTGQLYFLGWGDESNVIHYADGSDLGQLLFNNHASEIGATVLLVGEFEAGSVLHFAYEVIAPRSKYDLFRTDVEDDRFNFAYDAATGDYAIEDLRMDYRHYDGDYNDAMFRISLQSVPAPGSLALLGLAGLAMTRRRRR; this is translated from the coding sequence ATGAACAAGAACCTGATGAGCAGTGTGTGTGCAGCAGCGGCGGTCCTGAGCCTGGCCGGCATGAGCCGCGGCGACATCATCATGGGCGAGCCCGTGCGCACGCCGTCGGGCGCGGCGTCCAACGCGACCATCGAGTTCCGCGGCAGCAGCGCGGGATACACCGGACAACTCTACTTCCTCGGCTGGGGCGACGAGAGCAACGTGATCCACTACGCCGACGGGAGCGACCTCGGCCAACTGCTCTTCAACAACCACGCCAGCGAGATCGGCGCAACGGTGCTGCTCGTGGGCGAATTCGAAGCTGGCAGCGTGCTGCACTTCGCCTATGAGGTGATCGCGCCGCGCAGCAAGTATGACCTGTTCCGCACGGATGTGGAGGACGATCGATTCAACTTCGCCTACGACGCCGCGACAGGCGACTACGCGATCGAAGATCTGCGCATGGACTACCGGCACTACGACGGCGACTACAACGATGCGATGTTCCGCATCTCGCTGCAGAGCGTTCCCGCACCAGGAAGCCTCGCGCTGCTCGGCCTCGCCGGCCTCGCCATGACGCGGCGCCGGCGGCGCTGA